In Tachysurus vachellii isolate PV-2020 chromosome 7, HZAU_Pvac_v1, whole genome shotgun sequence, the DNA window GCACTAACAGATGATCACATAAGAATAGGAATACAGATTCAGGAAAGACGTGGTTTCTCACCCTCACTGTGCTGGCTACCCGTGCTGCCAGGGGCGTAACTGTAGCTGGAGAGCTCATGGTACGGAGGCGGCTGGCTGTTGTACGGGTGTGGATACTGGTATGGAAAAGAGTGGAGCAGAGGCCACGGTGTTGCCCCCGGTAATGGGAGAGGGGCCAGTGTGTCTTGGTCTGAAGCTCCACTAGAACCATCGTTATCATTGAGGGACAGGTTAGCCATGTCTGAAATTTAAGAAAAGAATAGGAGTGAGAACACCAGTGTGTTCAAAGATTTAATATAACAGAGGTGGTTATATTAAAGCTAAATCAATGATTTGTTGGTTATGTTTCAGAATTACTATACGTTTGACTTAAGCATCAAATGGATAACACTCACAATTCTCACAGTCACTGAAATCTCCAAAGATGTAGTAGCACTGCTCAGAGAATGTGATCTTATTGACAGTATGTCTAATGAAACCAGCCTTAAGGAGGTTACTGGCATATTTACGAGCCTCTCTGCGGTCCTGAAAGCCCTCTATGTGATGGTAAAGCCACTCGACCACATCAGAGCCTGCACAAAACAAATCACTGTTATCTATTCAGCCAGTTTAAACTAGTAGTAATCTCTATTTTTATTCACATGTAAaccaataatgtttttttttaatgatacagTAAATAGTCATTCCTAAGGATTAGCCAGGAATACCTGCTTAAATAAAAAGACTACTTCAAAACATATTCTTACCCAAGAAGGCATTAGGGATAGTAATCTTTAGccacattctgtctctcacttctAGACCTGACTCAGGAGAGGCCATAGCCTTTGCCACAGATGCCATATCAGAGTGGAGAGACAGGTTAAACTCATCAAAACCTATTGATAAATCACAACAAGAATAATATGAGGCACACGAGATAAGCGAAAGCCTTAAAGAAGTGAAAAAAGCGTGGGGTGGGAATATGTAGAAGATAACTTCGAAAATCAGAGAATGAGAAGCAATCAACAAACGTTGACAAGTTAACGACCAAAAGGAAAAGAGTTTAAATACGATATATTCATACGTTCAGTCTCAGTGACAGATGAGCTGGATGTGATTGTACTGCCTGGGTAAGGTGGGTACGCTCCCGTCATGGCTACTGAGTGAGTGACCCAGGCTGCAGGGTCTATAGGTCGGATGGGCTCATCTGGCAAAATAAGGGAAACAAGAAACCGCTCACACCATATAttatttctatctttctttatGTACTTCCTGTAAAGCTCATGTGCTAAGTAACAAATGCAATCAACATGCAATACAAGGTAATCTGACCCTCATAAAATCACTTAATATAATAGTgcaattttaaattgaatttgaagtGACTTACTACGTGGAAGTGTAAAGTAGCCTTGAGGTGATGGGTCCCAGCATTTAGCCACTGTCAGAGTGATAGGTCTGAAACACGTTTAGGAACACGCAAGTCATGTTAATGCTATATATATTCGTTTGCCTCCACATGCACAAAAAACAGTAGATGCCTCACCCTGGTTTGTGCACAATCTCCCGTAGAACCCTGACTGCGTCATCATTGCTCATGTTCTCAAAATTAATATCATTTACCTGTGAAGAAAAAGTACATTTCACAGTATACCACATTACACCACTTCCTATGCAAAGCTCATCAACTATAAAACAATTCTTAAATTCGATTAGATAGCCAATCAGATTAAATATAAGAATTTCTATTTCCATTCAGACACACTGTTCATCTATAGTCACAGGGCTGTAAATCCTGTTTCTAATAGACACTCACTAAGCAATAAattatgtattataataatactgGAATTCTTCACAGCATGGATTCCACAGGATGTTGAAAACATTCCTCTGAGCTGGTGGTAAGATGTACCTTTATTCGTCCACAGTAGGGAAATTTCTAATTTCCAAGGTCTAAATTCTAAGGTCCATATTGACATGACTGCATCATATAATTGCTGCAGATTTTTCAAGGGCAATTTCATGTTGTGAATCTCCTGTTCTACCACATCCAAAAAGTGTTCTACTGGATTCGAATTTGGTGTCTGGATGGTCTTGAAACTATCATGGTGTATTATCAGCGTGTAAGATATTATTAAATGGTCAATTGTGGCCATGAAGGGAAGCACACAGTCAGTAACAATACTCAAGTAAGCTGTGGAATTCAGTGATTCATGGGTATTAATTGGcccaaagtgtgccaagaaaattccccacaccattacaccacatCCATGAAGTTCCACATCCCTGTTATGCATTAGACGGCTGCACACGATTGGGTGATTAGATCATTGCATGAATGTGCTGGTGAACAGTTTTTCCAAATTAAATGCTCAGTGAGTAGATCATACATTGACATCCCACCCAGCTATCTGAAACCTGCCCCgattatgtgcgtgtgtgtgagtgtgcgtgtgtgtaggtatgaACTGATATTCAAACCACACATTGTAACACAACCCCATGATCTTTTAAAACAATGAACAGACGAATGATTCATTAACAGGTAGTTCACACTTTAAGTCACACCTACACCTGTTCTTCCAAAATTCTCTGCCCTGCTTCTCTCTCACATTCAAACCAACACCTAATTTCTCTCTCACCTGAAGCAGCATGTCCCCAGGCTCGATTCGCCCATCAGCAGCTACTGCCCCTCCCTTCATTATAGAGCCAATATAGATGCCTCCGTCACCTCTCTCATTACTCTGTCCCACAATACTGATGCCCAGGAAATTATACTTCTCTGTTAAACAcatacatgaaaataaacacagcagttGGGTAACCAGTCAAGACTTTTAAGGAACATCAGCAATCAGACCTTTAATATGCACAAGGACaatatataaggaataaaatgcaagaagttatgttttaacagggaaAAGAAATATCGGAAAGGCAATGTCATGCATCCTGAGGTAAAGCGAAGTAACATGAACCTAGCTGGAGCTGCAGTTATAAAAATAGTTGCTGCTGATGTTATAGAAACATTTTCAATACTTTCTGAAACAGTGTGTTGGTAAAAGTAAACAGATAAGAccagattaaaaaaactaaacaagcGTTTGCCCCAAGAGAAATTCCCTTGAATCTGAATGCACTGAAACGTACTAACCCATATTAAGAGTGACTGTGATGATATTCAGAGACATAGTTGAGTCTGTCACACTACTAAAGGATGATGCCTgcaaaaaagtaagaaaaatagTAAGAAAACAGAATCGCAAAAACTCAGGTCTGATGATAAAAGTGCACAGTACCCTCTCCAGCCTTGGAGGACGCTGTTTCCTGCGTCTGCGGTGGCGCTTTAGCAGTCTAGAGGCAGTGCTCTGTTCTGTTGAACTACTAAACCTGTGCACAACATTAACCTCAGCATCAGgcacacagagaaaataaatcagaaacacCACATCATTTAAACAATGACTCATAATgttcagtttttaaaaaatcataacAGCCCAAGCTTCAGTGCTTCCTTTCTTGTGTTTCCCATCTGCCCCTAACCTGCTCATGGTGTCATCATCATCTGAATCACAGAAGCTGGTGGTTTCCAGTTCACTGCTCATCACTGTGGTAGCACTTTCATAACCTGCCAAGTGCCTTTCCATACGTGACTGCCCATTTATACGTGGACCTAGTAAATattagtaaaagtaaaaatgaaaaaggaaaaaaaaaaaagaggcaggAGGAAAATGAGTAAGAGTGAGATACATAGAAGACTGATATAGATGTTGCTTATAAATATTCAGATCAACAGTTTAATATCTGACAGGACACAGGTCCTATCTCACCGTGCTCCATGCTCTCTCTGTGGCGAGGCCTCTCTCTCCTGAAGGACACGACAGACTCCGTCTCTGTCTGTTCATCCAGGGTCTCCACACTGCCTGCAGCGTTCGGACTGCAACaccaagtaaacacacacacgcattcattTCATGCTATGGAGTATGCGACTTTAAATAActtgtataaactgtataatgaTCAAAGATGATCCTAAAGCTGCCAATATTTAGCAAAACATGGCAACACTGTTGTTAGTGTATGAAGTGTTGGATGTGCAGATCCACAGAGCTTTAGCAAAATCAACAGGAAAAGCGGTTATTAAGCTTTTATTCAAagtaattcatattttaaatttgtcccaaattaaacaccaacactaaccCTAGTCCTAGTTTTGTATTGAAAGTATGAGACAAACGTAGCGAAGATGTCTATCCCTTTCAAAACCTTTTTGATATGCTTTAAACAGCATCCAGTTATTTAGCATTCACAGACACTAGCTAATGTGATTTGGGGGACAATATAACATACTAGGAtctataaaaatacagaaagcttcaccttGACATTGAATTGTATGAAGTGAATCCACCTTGATTAACCACAATTTGTATAAGTTTTTGAATGCAGATTTATACCAGAAAACTTTGCAAATGAATTTAAATCAGTAAGACAGAACAAATCCCACAGTTATGACATTTTAAAGACACATTTGCATAGCTAAACAGtatattttaaagtaaatcAGAGATGTGActtaacagcacacacactaatcaaAACGAAAGAAAAACATCGAGTAGATTATCATTTCTTTATACCATTTGCTCATGGTGTAGCTAATCTGCTGCTGTGGTTTCCTTGAGCAAGGTACAGCCCAAGCCAGCATTTTTTCCATAAGTTTGTGCATATCtattactcttttttttctttctatcattAGTCCATGTTCACTGTGAAGCTTGCTATAAAAACTGAAATGCATACATAATACATCAACACACCTCAGTATTTAGATGAATTTGTTCAGCAACTTTGGCAAAGAAACAATTTGTGCCAGCGAGTTGTGTGGGCGAAGTCCAGTACAGTGGTGCATAGTTGgaataaatacatgtaaatattgTCCCTTCATTGCACCAACTTTAAACAACACTGTTGACTGAGATCATGATGCTGTGCCAGGGACAAATCCCTGGGTCAACACTATTAAAGTAAAAGGGTCTAGGAGATGTTGAAAATGCCTACTGGAATGAGGGAGGTCTTGAGTCTCCGATGCCCCCAGTCCTCtcagctggaggaggaggaagcgGGGGAGGAGGAGGTGATGGTTGAGCTCGGACCTCCACTGGAGGTGGCGCAGGTTCTGCTGCAGGAACATCTGACGACacaagctaaaaataaaaaataaaaaagataatcaAGACAAGCTAATTTAATGTTCAAATACTAGCATATTTTCCAAAATACCAGGGGTTGACCTTGGATAAGACAGTGACACAGTTTATTTCATTGTCACACTGTCAAAAGTCATTTGTGGTGGTTTATTAGATAAAAACACTGCGAGTAGAATCACACtccacaattaaaaaaaaaaaatatggctttATAAATGCATCCTTTTAAAGTCCAGGTAAAGGTGGCAGTTAGTCTGTAGGTAAGAAGTGATACTGAATGGTACCATAACagtaaaaatatacaaagaaaacTGATTGTCAAAATACATATAAGAGTTTACATAGCTGTTGCATGTGCTGTTTGTTTCATAGTTTTATCTTCTTTTCCTGAGCATGACACACAGAAAGCAAAAAGCAGTATACTTCAGTATTGAACGCAGAGTAGACGCTTTCAAATGCTTTTAACGTCAACCGAAATTTCAGAGATAAtcaagtgaaaaataaaagtaatggaGTGTAATCTATAAGAGCGGGTCAAGCTGTCCAGCTCCTGCTGGCTGGGATTCATGCCCGGAAGTCTGAGGCTCTATGTAGGCGCTTTCTCactcaaagtaaataaatatatctgatAAACTGTACTGCATGCAATCAAAGAACTTTCTTAACCCTGTGAAATAAGGTTATTGTGTGTAAAGTCATGGTCCACAGGTCTGGTTTCAAATGAGCATTTATTAGAGTGGAGCCAGTTCTAATGCTTTAGTGAGCTTTTGAGTCTTCAAGTGCAGCGCTCAATCATCTCACATTTAAACTCACGCTCAGTGAAAACAAGGATGCGAGACAAACACAGCCTGCTACTGCCATGAGGCTCTGTCTGAGGCACCACATTTTTGAGATGACCAAAACACCATAGACCTGTAAAGTAGTATTTAatcgtaaataaataaaattgtatgcTGATCCATGTGACAGTTTCTCTCACCAGTGATTAGTTCAGGTCAGACAGAGACCAGTGGCATTTGAGTATATGGGCACGATGACCGTAAAAATGGCAGACAGGATGTtactttttttctcctccttttacTTTGTAAACACTCTTCTTCTGGCCATGAGACCATTAAAGTGAGGTGTGTATACTTTTGAAATCACAGTTTAATCACAGTTTTAAAAAGATTCAGCAACAGCCCAGTTAGTGTTAGTGGTTTTgagtaattagaaaaaaatgagtaataaaaatctaggggtttttttttgttctatttctTCCTCCAAGCAAATTCTTGAATGTCTTTAATGTAGTAGAGAAGGCTAGAAATGAGGCTAAAAGCACTGCAGCATTCCATTTAGTTGCAGTAGGATAAAAACTGAAAATTCAGTTGCGGTTTTAACCTGGCCAAACCTGTCGAGaaatcaaacatcaaacaaaaGCCTTAAACAGAAATGAGCACCATGCTTTACCACAGAATCCAAAAAACGTACATTATGCACATTTGTTATAGCTATTACTTACTAAAACAGAAAAGATAGAACAAATTCTCTTTCTCTAATACACAGAGATCTgtgtactctgtactctatGTTTAATGAAAAGACTTTCTTGGGATGATGAGTTCAGatagtgtgtgtaatacattGGGTACATGGAAAGATATTTGTGAGAAATAGCACACACAGGGCTGCAGGTCACAAATATCCAATGTctcagaatgaaaaataaagaaaacaaataaatcagcaCTTCAATAGCTGTCAGTGTACAAGAAATGACTTTGTTCTGCCTGAGGCAGTTAGTCCTATTTAAAACTACTTGAGTTTATTAACTACACCTTTGCTAttcaaatgattattattattattacttaactTGGTATATGTTATCAACCACCttaatcttttaaaaagcataaaataattcaatttaagAGTTGATGAGAGGCTAAGGACCTTTAAAGGGAGGAAATCACATGTATTCACCAGCCTTTTTAATAGGGTTAATGGATTCAGTGCTATTGTGCACTCGCTCTCCAATGCACATGAAATATCCTGATGCTGGTATAACGTTTCTGTCTCACTGGGTTTAGTTTCATCCAAGCCTTTTGATTTGAGAGCAGGCTTTTCACTGGAAACTTCTAGCACAGAATGGGTTTCAGTGTGAATGGCAAAGCCAGACACTTGGAGCTCTTTAGGGTTAGATTAAGAAACTAAACAAATGGAGTTGAAAAGGTGGATAAGAGTGCTGCTGCGTTTCAGTTAAACAATTCAAGTTTACTACAAATTTCTAGAAAAAGGCTTCAAGCTCAACTCAGAAAAAAGTTTTCCTTAGAATCCCAATCACCTGATGTAGTAAGCGTTTAATGAAAGAAGTGCGAATACAAAAGATACAAGAAAATGCAGGAAATGAAGGAACATACCCAGGAAACCACTCGTCCATTAAAGCAAGGCAGCTTTGCGTTGTCATCAGAAATCTCTTCCTTGACCACTCTGGAAAGAGAAGTATTGAATCAGTAAAGGATTAATCGCTAACCCCATGTTTCACGTTTAAATGCAGTAACTTCACGTCAATACCCGATTCTGATCCATTACCCTCATCGTCATAGCAACATAAAGCATCCTATGAGCTTCTGCTGCTCCATAATGGTGACATTTTTAAGAACGTTTTTATCCTCCAGTGATCTTTGATCTTGAGTCAATATGAACTGCATTCAAAACATGTGGTACCTTAGCAAATCAATTGAAGCAATACTGATTCCTCACGACTGGTGAGCTGGTAATGACTCATTAATGGTGACTGGTGAATCCACATGTTTAAATCATAGTAACAGATAGTAACCGATCACGGGCAGCTGTGGACTCTTGTATGTGGAAGAGTGCAAAGAACATTCCTCTTCCTGTGTTTTACACTGCGCTGTGATGCCTAGCATAAGCAGCTTTTCAAGAAGATTAGCCTTCACCCTCCTCTGATGGAGACTGTCGTATGATACATGAGAACAGGTCAGTGGTTGGGAACTGGCAGGTGATTGGGAGAGAAAATGGGTGGGACGGGTTGGGGGATTTCAGCAAATACCTTCAGCAgtaagagttgttttttttgccattttgcaCATAACTTTGTTCATgccataaattaaaaaaataaataaaaaaactcactccaaatacattttattctgcGTACActatttctttgttatttcaATAACACACAGTAATCCTGGAATGGGACACTCCCATCACGACAGAAATGCCTCATTATAGGATAAAGGTGATTAGTCAGAGGAGCTTTGTATTAATTTGCAGCGTCTCTTCCCACTAAGGCAAAGGTTCTCAACCACGCTACAAGAATTCGGTCTTTAAAATGCTCTATTGCAAAAAATAATATCAGTACTGTGCCCCTGCACAGAATAAGAGTGTTACTGGTTTTGTCGC includes these proteins:
- the dvl2 gene encoding segment polarity protein dishevelled homolog DVL-2; protein product: MAETKIIYHIDEEETPYLVKIPIAAEKITLLDFKQVLNKPNYKFFFKSMDQDFGVVKEEISDDNAKLPCFNGRVVSWLVSSDVPAAEPAPPPVEVRAQPSPPPPPLPPPPAERTGGIGDSRPPSFHPNAAGSVETLDEQTETESVVSFRRERPRHRESMEHGPRINGQSRMERHLAGYESATTVMSSELETTSFCDSDDDDTMSRFSSSTEQSTASRLLKRHRRRRKQRPPRLERASSFSSVTDSTMSLNIITVTLNMEKYNFLGISIVGQSNERGDGGIYIGSIMKGGAVAADGRIEPGDMLLQVNDINFENMSNDDAVRVLREIVHKPGPITLTVAKCWDPSPQGYFTLPRNEPIRPIDPAAWVTHSVAMTGAYPPYPGSTITSSSSVTETERFDEFNLSLHSDMASVAKAMASPESGLEVRDRMWLKITIPNAFLGSDVVEWLYHHIEGFQDRREARKYASNLLKAGFIRHTVNKITFSEQCYYIFGDFSDCENYMANLSLNDNDGSSGASDQDTLAPLPLPGATPWPLLHSFPYQYPHPYNSQPPPYHELSSYSYAPGSTGSQHSEGSRSSGSTRSEGERRRGSKSGSTVAGSTRDDKSPNGGGADSRSGSGSESEYSVRSSLRRDHGSATPSEHSHASQRSHHRAPPPHLAPYPPGIPIPYNPMMVMMVPQHPHPHPALGAPHPQTAGTQLHPGLPPPSNPGGPPGAPPTRDLASVPPELTASRQSFHLAMGNPSEFFVDVM